A genomic window from Neoarius graeffei isolate fNeoGra1 chromosome 5, fNeoGra1.pri, whole genome shotgun sequence includes:
- the LOC132886867 gene encoding phospholipid phosphatase-related protein type 4 isoform X2, with translation MHEVIPFLMLLILTFGAPAITIMIGEGILFCWLSKTQSGPGAEANINAAGCNFNSYIRRAIRFVGVHVFGLCATALITDIIQLSTGYPAPYFLTVCKPNYTHLNSSCDENSFILEDICSGTDTAVINAGRKSFPSQHATLASFAAVYVSMYFNSTLTDSSRLLKPLLVFSFIISAIICGLTRIIQHKNHAIDVYLGFLLGGGIAIYLGLHAVGNFQPSQEKMKNQPQVRDCVRSLGELGQHVGHHLPAKSCSSSEGISSSHSDGLLHRNLQTRHTRSLTNLKRSSADIEVPRPNSPIDKESMVTFSNTLPRIHPPTMDDGARRNGMVHSSIDSSRSKQLLSQWKSKNDNRKHSVQALETAIGHCSTSSMETRCSSEPSTVGINGEQQGPAGSCLKLATGSSTLPSNPCGIAGGTRVSIQSRPGSSQLVHIPEETQEGMSTSPRGSVRDKWLKSMEKNVNGQPRIVPAIGMSKQHGLLPTGSSSSESSSHTSSTAPLHRHKSLSEEPGSGVTTQGSIVRVEAHPENGRPLVHAHSTDGTTFWTWKSQSSLKQSFELNDLNRDSENCESLKDSYGSTDRKRSNSGAPIHVTVQTIPTVPAVSSISTLASSVGDQHPHLTVSTIRVTPIESSESGPESHDSTLRRKSNMILIPERGNSPDNTRTIFYKGTSTTPAFKE, from the exons ATAATGATTGGAGAAGGCATTCTGTTCTGCTGGTTGTCCAAAACTCAGAGCGGCCCTGGAGCTGAGGCCAACATCAATGCTGCTGGCTGCAACTTCAACTCCTACATCCGCCGCGCCATCAGGTTTGTGG GGGTTCATGTGTTTGGTCTCTGTGCCACTGCTCTGATAACTGACATCATCCAGCTGTCGACAGGTTACCCAGCACCGTACTTCCTCACTGTTTGCAAACCCAATTACACACACCTGAACTCCTCCTGTGATGAGAACTCTTTCATTTTGGAAGACATCTGCTCTGGGACTGACACCGCCGTCATTAATGCCGGCAG AAAATCGTTCCCTTCCCAGCATGCAACCTTGGCATCCTTTGCTGCTGTCTACGTTTCT ATGTATTTCAACAGCACTCTAACAGACTCATCTAGGCTTCTGAAGCCCCTACTGGTCTTCTCCTTCATCATTAGTGCCATCATATGTGGCCTAACACGGATTATTCAGCACAAGAACCATGCCATTGATGTCTACCTGGGATTTCTCCTTGGAGGAGGCATTGCTATTTATTTA GGTCTGCATGCTGTTGGGAATTTCCAACCCAGTCAGGAGAAGATGAAGAATCAACCTCAAGTTCGAGATTGTGTTAGGTCCCTGGGTGAGCTGGGTCAGCATGTTGGCCACCATCTGCCTGCTAAAAGCTGTAGCAGTAGTGAGGGCATTTCCTCCTCACACTCGGATGGCCTCCTTCACCGTAATCTTCAAACCcggcatactagatcccttaccaacCTGAAGAGATCCAGCGCAGATATTGAAGTCCCACGGCCGAACAGTCCCATAGATAAGGAGAGCATGGTGACCTTTAGTAACACTCTGCCACGGATTCACCCACCAACCATGGATGATGGCGCAAGGCGAAATGGAATGGTCCATTCATCCATTGACTCTAGCCGTTCCAAGCAGTTGTTGTCACAGTGGAAGAGTAAGAACGACAATCGAAAGCATTCCGTGCAGGCTCTGGAGACTGCCATAGGCCATTGTTCCACCAGCAGCATGGAGACTCGCTGTAGCTCAGAACCTTCCACAGTTGGCATTAACGGGGAACAGCAAGGTCCGGCAGGGTCATGTCTCAAACTGGCCACTGGAAGCAGCACTTTACCCAGCAATCCTTGTGGTATAGCTGGAGGTACACGAGTGTCTATTCAGTCCAGGCCAGGTTCTTCCCAACTGGTGCACATTCCAGAGGAGACTCAGGAAGGCATGAGTACTTCACCTAGAGGTAGTGTACGGGACAAGTGGCTGAAAAGCATGGAAAAGAATGTCAATGGACAACCACGCATTGTGCCAGCAATTGGCATGTCCAAACAGCATGGCCTGTTGCCCACAGGCTCCAGCAGTTCTGAGAGCAGTAGCCACACCAGTTCCACTGCACCCCTGCACCGTCATAAGAGCCTAAGTGAGGAGCCCGGTTCAGGGGTCACCACCCAGGGTTCCATTGTTAGGGTTGAGGCGCATCCAGAGAATGGACGGCCCTTGGTTCATGCCCACTCTACTGATGGCACCACCTTCTGGACCTGGAAGTCTCAGAGTAGCTTAAAACAGTCTTTCGAGCTCAATGACCTCAACCGAGACTCAGAAAATTGTGAATCGCTTAAGGACAGCTATGGCTccacagacagaaagagaagCAACTCTGGTGCTCCGATACATGTCACAGTCCAAACGATCCCAACAGTTCCTGCTGTCTCCTCTATTTCCACTCTAGCCAGCTCAGTAGGAGATCAGCACCCTCATCTAACTGTCTCCACCATCCGGGTCACCCCTATAGAGAGCAGTGAGAGTGGCCCAGAGAGTCACGACTCAACACTGCGAAGGAAAAGCAATATGATCCTAATCCCTGAAAGAGGGAACAGCCCAGATAACACCAGGACCATTTTCTACAAGGGCACTTCCACCACCCCAGCATTTAAAGAGTAG